A single genomic interval of Megalobrama amblycephala isolate DHTTF-2021 linkage group LG15, ASM1881202v1, whole genome shotgun sequence harbors:
- the si:ch211-91p5.3 gene encoding uncharacterized protein si:ch211-91p5.3 isoform X1: MSSSSSTQSYTRFSDENYKNWLKTTESLYMLRSCIQDFIEKETETYHNSLRNKTYLKGQTCKRTCCDIKSACELCECWRKEIEASHNGSRNGIHWENCRPHLWSKEKWEVAKAHMPRGHKKHCKFAEFDVAAILNLMSSCKHFDIPVKYVTNVINVRNSAMHSPDLKISKEDMNRHHNTVLQLAKLLEPKIPKLKDLEKKITQFNNILDKNFNEAPCEVDGQQVDLQTMEVLNREQQALKDRIEDFIARFEGNQDENDEEKPEDMESLLDFLEQNKDLLENLGPEVGKLKEMQAKVDQHEEKITKLGDRVDHLEKVTLDPVFPGNPLRYKNHLYEYCRAKKWTEDKWPVFTEILEAQGYRAEVKVNGQSFFGQRVFNDKKSAHQEVAYIALEQLKLQEEGTDEPSSSVTQPEASCSSSSGITFFGKVTVDLDQEVASDKCASVEEATEVAYKVLWERFRSSAPAEGRTYRSLIMEYFNTQRFQKPTELFVQNDDDTTICKLKLVGPFTFYDKDGSTKKRTAEQQAAKVALQHLSGILNYVTSGTEENFKGVLNVRLQTLGLKTAVYETQEYKEEISDDHVTSGISWDLATSAVSIGQAAEKEHSELKSKSISTSAQPTSGQESVCDPVPVLPDPQESSSPAAQKKKPGIDCPGMTFFGKVTVDLNQEVASDKCSSKEEATEAAYKVLWERFRISAPAEVCVTTGQTYRSLIMDHFNTHDLQKPTEEFVDDDNTTICKLKFNGPFTFYDRDGSTKKKLAEQQAAKVALQHLSGILNYVISDTEENFKGVLKERLETLRLKTAVYETQEYKDEIREEKVTSGISPHLSNLSIGQAAEEEHSELKSKSISTSAQPTSGQESVRDPVPVLPDPQESSSPERKKPRIDFPEIDVLFSVYNLKPPHVKMENIKCNTNFKCTVEINLEKYTCVNKQGYNSKKEAIQKTYLLFGRAVSILDSSTDEKTPNAKVKQFFSQNSLPLPQDDVEGSAPPFYCSIKNISYTVKYTEQGSTEDEAKSNALQKALSSLSPLFDYASITGADSAEDVQNQLSSMLKGAGQKDPVIFLEPVEQACIQLSFCDYTVKCTCQSSKKAARNHLSARILGLLGVETGANDASLRNRLNEWFVQQHLPQPVFEDTEEVLGAKATFSVALTCCSPDWEDSWETAKMKLLQVLKERFIFLNDKNI; this comes from the exons TCTGCCTGCGAATTGTGTGAATGCTGGAGGAAAGAAATCGAAGCCAGTCATAATGGGAGCCGTAACGGTATACACTGGGAGAACTGCCGGCCACATCTGTGGTCTAAAGAAAAGTGGGAAGTTGCCAAG GCACATATGCCTCGTGGACACAAAAAACATTGCAAGTTTGCCGAGTTTGATGTCGCTGCCATCCTGAACTTAATGAGTTCCTGTAAACATTTCGACATCCCGGTAAAATATGTGACAAAT GTAATAAATGTACGGAACAGTGCGATGCACTCGCCTGACTTGAAAATTAGTAAGGAGGACATGAACAGGCATCATAATACGGTCCTGCAGTTGGCAAAGTTGCTCGAACCTAAAATCCCTAAACTGAAAGACTTGGAAAAGAAGATTACACAG TTTAATAACATCTTAGACAAGAACTTCAATGAAGCCCCATGTGAAGTAGACGGCCAACAGGTAGATCTTCAGACCATGGAAGTTCTGAACCGTGAGCAGCAAGCATTGAAAGACAGGATTGAAGACTTTATCGCGCGCTTTGAGGGAAACCAAGACGAAAATGATGAA GAAAAACCAGAGGACATGGAGAGTCTCCTGGACTTCCTGGAACAAAACAAAGATCTCCTGGAGAACCTGGGCCCTGAAGTCGGAAAACTTAAAGAGATGCAGGCAAAAGTAGATCAACATGAGGAGAAAATCACCAAACTGGGAGACAGAGTGGACCACCTGGAGAAGGTGACACTTG ATCCAGTGTTTCCTGGCAACCCACTTAGATACAAGAATCATCTTTATGAATATTGCCGTGCAAAGAAATGGACAGAGGACAAATGGCCTGTTTTTACAGAGATTCTGGAAGCACAGG GTTACAGGGCTGAAGTGAAGGTGAATGGGCAAAGTTTCTTTGGCCAGAGGGTGTTTAATGACAAAAAGTCCGCCCATCAGGAGGTGGCGTACATTGCCCTTGAGCAGTTGAAATTACAAGAAGAAGGCACAGATGAACCATCAAGCTCAGTCACACAGCCTGAGGCCTCCTGTTCATCTTCCTCAG GAATCACTTTCTTTGGTAAAGTGACTGTGGATCTTGATCAAGAAGTTGCGTCTGATAAATGCGCTTCAGTGGAAGAAGCAACTGAAGTTGCTTATAAGGTTTTATGGGAAAGATTTCGCAGCAGTGCTCCAGCAGAAG GTCGGACATACAGGTCATTGATCATGGAATATTTCAACACACAGCGTTTCCAAAAACCGACAGAACTCTTTGTTCAAAATGACGACGACACAACCATTTGCAAGCTCAAACTCGTCGGCCCTTTTACTTTCTATGACAAAG ATGGCTCCACCAAGAAGAGAACAGCAGAGCAACAGGCAGCTAAAGTTGCTCTGCAGCATCTGTCAGGGATCCTCAACTATGTTACATCAGGTACTGAGGAGAACTTCAAAGGTGTTCTGAATGTGCGTCTACAGACCCTGGGTCTCAAAACTGCTGTCTATGAAACTCAAGAGTATAAAGAAGAGATTAGTGATGACCATGTGACCAGTGGCATCAGTTGGGACCTGGCTACTTCTGCAGTATCGATCGGTCAAGCAGCAGAGAAAGAGCATTCAGAACTGAAGTCTAAAAGCATCTCTACATCAGCACAGCCAACATCAGGCCAAGAATCAGTCTGTGATCCTGTTCCTGTGCTGCCGGACCCTCAAGAATCCAGTTCTCCAGCCGCACAGAAGAAAAAGCCCGGGATTGATTGTCCAG GAATGACTTTCTTTGGTAAAGTCACTGTGGATCTCAATCAAGAAGTTGCGTCTGATAAATGCTCCTCAAAGGAAGAAGCAACTGAAGCCGCTTATAAGGTTTTATGGGAAAGATTTCGCATCAGTGCTCCAGCAGAAG TTTGTGTTACAACAGGTCAGACGTACAGGTCACTGATCATGGATCATTTCAACACCCATGATTTACAAAAGCCAACAGAAGAGTTTGTTGATGATGACAACACAACCATCTGCAAACTCAAATTCAATGGACCTTTCACTTTTTATGACAGAG ATGGCTCCACCAAGAAGAAACTGGCAGAGCAACAGGCAGCTAAAGTTGCTCTGCAGCATCTGTCAGGGATCCTCAACTATGTTATATCTGATACTGAGGAGAACTTCAAAGGTGTTCTGAAGGAGCGTCTAGAGACGCTGCGTCTCAAAACTGCTGTCTATGAAACTCAAGAGTATAAAGATGAGATCAGGGAAGAGAAGGTGACCAGCGGTATTAGCCCACACCTTTCAAACT TATCGATCGGTCAGGCAGCAGAGGAAGAGCATTCAGAACTGAAGTCTAAAAGCATCTCTACATCAGCACAGCCAACATCAGGCCAAGAATCAGTCCGTGATCCTGTTCCTGTGCTGCCGGACCCTCAAGAATCCAGTTCTCCAGAGAGGAAAAAGCCCAGGATTGATTTTCCAG AAATCGATGTGCTTTTTAGTGTATATAATCTCAAGCCCCCACATGTGAAGATGGAGAACATTAAGTGCAATACGAATTTCAAATGTACTGTAGAAATCAACCTGGAAAAATATACTTGTGTTAACAAACAAGGCTACAACTCCAAGAAAGAAGCCATACAAAAAACCTACCTGTTGTTTGGCCGTGCAGTGTCAATTTTGGATTCCAGTACAG ATGAAAAGACGCCCAATGCGAAGGTCAAGcagtttttttctcagaattctctTCCTCTTCCACAAGATGATGTTGAAGGCTCTGCACCGCCGTTTTACTGCTCAATAAAGAACATAAGTTACACAGTTAAATATACAGAACAAG GGTCCACAGAGGATGAAGCCAAGTCAAATGCTCTCCAGAAAGCCCTAAGTTCACTATCACCTCTCTTTGATTATGCTTCAATAACTGGAGCTGACAGTGCTGAAGATGTACAGAATCAGCTGAGCTCCATGCTGAAGGGGGCCGGTCAGAAAGACCCCGTCATTTTCCTGGAGCCTGTGGAACAGGCCTGTATCCAGCTGTCGTTCTGTGACTATACTGTGAAGTGCACATGCCAGAGCTCAAAGAAAGCAGCTCGGAATCATCTCAGCGCACGAATACTGGGCCTGTTGGGGGTAGAGACAG GAGCAAACGATGCATCTTTGAGAAACCGCCTAAATGAGTGGTTCGTACAGCAGCATCTGCCGCAGCCAGTGTTTGAGGACACAGAAGAAGTGCTTGGAGCGAAGGCTACTTTCTCTGTCGCGTTAACCTGCTGCAGTCCAG ACTGGGAAGACAGCTGGGAAACAGCAAAGATGAAGCTGCTTCAAGTGCTCAAGGaaagatttatttttctgaatgataaaaacatttga
- the si:ch211-91p5.3 gene encoding uncharacterized protein si:ch211-91p5.3 isoform X2, with protein MSSSSSTQSYTRFSDENYKNWLKTTESLYMLRSCIQDFIEKETETYHNSLRNKTYLKGQTCKRTCCDIKSACELCECWRKEIEASHNGSRNGIHWENCRPHLWSKEKWEVAKAHMPRGHKKHCKFAEFDVAAILNLMSSCKHFDIPVKYVTNVINVRNSAMHSPDLKISKEDMNRHHNTVLQLAKLLEPKIPKLKDLEKKITQFNNILDKNFNEAPCEVDGQQVDLQTMEVLNREQQALKDRIEDFIARFEGNQDENDEEKPEDMESLLDFLEQNKDLLENLGPEVGKLKEMQAKVDQHEEKITKLGDRVDHLEKVTLDPVFPGNPLRYKNHLYEYCRAKKWTEDKWPVFTEILEAQGYRAEVKVNGQSFFGQRVFNDKKSAHQEVAYIALEQLKLQEEGTDEPSSSVTQPEASCSSSSGITFFGKVTVDLDQEVASDKCASVEEATEVAYKVLWERFRSSAPAEGRTYRSLIMEYFNTQRFQKPTELFVQNDDDTTICKLKLVGPFTFYDKDGSTKKRTAEQQAAKVALQHLSGILNYVTSGTEENFKGVLNVRLQTLGLKTAVYETQEYKEEISDDHVTSGISWDLATSAVSIGQAAEKEHSELKSKSISTSAQPTSGQESVCDPVPVLPDPQESSSPAAQKKKPGIDCPGMTFFGKVTVDLNQEVASDKCSSKEEATEAAYKVLWERFRISAPAEGQTYRSLIMDHFNTHDLQKPTEEFVDDDNTTICKLKFNGPFTFYDRDGSTKKKLAEQQAAKVALQHLSGILNYVISDTEENFKGVLKERLETLRLKTAVYETQEYKDEIREEKVTSGISPHLSNLSIGQAAEEEHSELKSKSISTSAQPTSGQESVRDPVPVLPDPQESSSPERKKPRIDFPEIDVLFSVYNLKPPHVKMENIKCNTNFKCTVEINLEKYTCVNKQGYNSKKEAIQKTYLLFGRAVSILDSSTDEKTPNAKVKQFFSQNSLPLPQDDVEGSAPPFYCSIKNISYTVKYTEQGSTEDEAKSNALQKALSSLSPLFDYASITGADSAEDVQNQLSSMLKGAGQKDPVIFLEPVEQACIQLSFCDYTVKCTCQSSKKAARNHLSARILGLLGVETGANDASLRNRLNEWFVQQHLPQPVFEDTEEVLGAKATFSVALTCCSPDWEDSWETAKMKLLQVLKERFIFLNDKNI; from the exons TCTGCCTGCGAATTGTGTGAATGCTGGAGGAAAGAAATCGAAGCCAGTCATAATGGGAGCCGTAACGGTATACACTGGGAGAACTGCCGGCCACATCTGTGGTCTAAAGAAAAGTGGGAAGTTGCCAAG GCACATATGCCTCGTGGACACAAAAAACATTGCAAGTTTGCCGAGTTTGATGTCGCTGCCATCCTGAACTTAATGAGTTCCTGTAAACATTTCGACATCCCGGTAAAATATGTGACAAAT GTAATAAATGTACGGAACAGTGCGATGCACTCGCCTGACTTGAAAATTAGTAAGGAGGACATGAACAGGCATCATAATACGGTCCTGCAGTTGGCAAAGTTGCTCGAACCTAAAATCCCTAAACTGAAAGACTTGGAAAAGAAGATTACACAG TTTAATAACATCTTAGACAAGAACTTCAATGAAGCCCCATGTGAAGTAGACGGCCAACAGGTAGATCTTCAGACCATGGAAGTTCTGAACCGTGAGCAGCAAGCATTGAAAGACAGGATTGAAGACTTTATCGCGCGCTTTGAGGGAAACCAAGACGAAAATGATGAA GAAAAACCAGAGGACATGGAGAGTCTCCTGGACTTCCTGGAACAAAACAAAGATCTCCTGGAGAACCTGGGCCCTGAAGTCGGAAAACTTAAAGAGATGCAGGCAAAAGTAGATCAACATGAGGAGAAAATCACCAAACTGGGAGACAGAGTGGACCACCTGGAGAAGGTGACACTTG ATCCAGTGTTTCCTGGCAACCCACTTAGATACAAGAATCATCTTTATGAATATTGCCGTGCAAAGAAATGGACAGAGGACAAATGGCCTGTTTTTACAGAGATTCTGGAAGCACAGG GTTACAGGGCTGAAGTGAAGGTGAATGGGCAAAGTTTCTTTGGCCAGAGGGTGTTTAATGACAAAAAGTCCGCCCATCAGGAGGTGGCGTACATTGCCCTTGAGCAGTTGAAATTACAAGAAGAAGGCACAGATGAACCATCAAGCTCAGTCACACAGCCTGAGGCCTCCTGTTCATCTTCCTCAG GAATCACTTTCTTTGGTAAAGTGACTGTGGATCTTGATCAAGAAGTTGCGTCTGATAAATGCGCTTCAGTGGAAGAAGCAACTGAAGTTGCTTATAAGGTTTTATGGGAAAGATTTCGCAGCAGTGCTCCAGCAGAAG GTCGGACATACAGGTCATTGATCATGGAATATTTCAACACACAGCGTTTCCAAAAACCGACAGAACTCTTTGTTCAAAATGACGACGACACAACCATTTGCAAGCTCAAACTCGTCGGCCCTTTTACTTTCTATGACAAAG ATGGCTCCACCAAGAAGAGAACAGCAGAGCAACAGGCAGCTAAAGTTGCTCTGCAGCATCTGTCAGGGATCCTCAACTATGTTACATCAGGTACTGAGGAGAACTTCAAAGGTGTTCTGAATGTGCGTCTACAGACCCTGGGTCTCAAAACTGCTGTCTATGAAACTCAAGAGTATAAAGAAGAGATTAGTGATGACCATGTGACCAGTGGCATCAGTTGGGACCTGGCTACTTCTGCAGTATCGATCGGTCAAGCAGCAGAGAAAGAGCATTCAGAACTGAAGTCTAAAAGCATCTCTACATCAGCACAGCCAACATCAGGCCAAGAATCAGTCTGTGATCCTGTTCCTGTGCTGCCGGACCCTCAAGAATCCAGTTCTCCAGCCGCACAGAAGAAAAAGCCCGGGATTGATTGTCCAG GAATGACTTTCTTTGGTAAAGTCACTGTGGATCTCAATCAAGAAGTTGCGTCTGATAAATGCTCCTCAAAGGAAGAAGCAACTGAAGCCGCTTATAAGGTTTTATGGGAAAGATTTCGCATCAGTGCTCCAGCAGAAG GTCAGACGTACAGGTCACTGATCATGGATCATTTCAACACCCATGATTTACAAAAGCCAACAGAAGAGTTTGTTGATGATGACAACACAACCATCTGCAAACTCAAATTCAATGGACCTTTCACTTTTTATGACAGAG ATGGCTCCACCAAGAAGAAACTGGCAGAGCAACAGGCAGCTAAAGTTGCTCTGCAGCATCTGTCAGGGATCCTCAACTATGTTATATCTGATACTGAGGAGAACTTCAAAGGTGTTCTGAAGGAGCGTCTAGAGACGCTGCGTCTCAAAACTGCTGTCTATGAAACTCAAGAGTATAAAGATGAGATCAGGGAAGAGAAGGTGACCAGCGGTATTAGCCCACACCTTTCAAACT TATCGATCGGTCAGGCAGCAGAGGAAGAGCATTCAGAACTGAAGTCTAAAAGCATCTCTACATCAGCACAGCCAACATCAGGCCAAGAATCAGTCCGTGATCCTGTTCCTGTGCTGCCGGACCCTCAAGAATCCAGTTCTCCAGAGAGGAAAAAGCCCAGGATTGATTTTCCAG AAATCGATGTGCTTTTTAGTGTATATAATCTCAAGCCCCCACATGTGAAGATGGAGAACATTAAGTGCAATACGAATTTCAAATGTACTGTAGAAATCAACCTGGAAAAATATACTTGTGTTAACAAACAAGGCTACAACTCCAAGAAAGAAGCCATACAAAAAACCTACCTGTTGTTTGGCCGTGCAGTGTCAATTTTGGATTCCAGTACAG ATGAAAAGACGCCCAATGCGAAGGTCAAGcagtttttttctcagaattctctTCCTCTTCCACAAGATGATGTTGAAGGCTCTGCACCGCCGTTTTACTGCTCAATAAAGAACATAAGTTACACAGTTAAATATACAGAACAAG GGTCCACAGAGGATGAAGCCAAGTCAAATGCTCTCCAGAAAGCCCTAAGTTCACTATCACCTCTCTTTGATTATGCTTCAATAACTGGAGCTGACAGTGCTGAAGATGTACAGAATCAGCTGAGCTCCATGCTGAAGGGGGCCGGTCAGAAAGACCCCGTCATTTTCCTGGAGCCTGTGGAACAGGCCTGTATCCAGCTGTCGTTCTGTGACTATACTGTGAAGTGCACATGCCAGAGCTCAAAGAAAGCAGCTCGGAATCATCTCAGCGCACGAATACTGGGCCTGTTGGGGGTAGAGACAG GAGCAAACGATGCATCTTTGAGAAACCGCCTAAATGAGTGGTTCGTACAGCAGCATCTGCCGCAGCCAGTGTTTGAGGACACAGAAGAAGTGCTTGGAGCGAAGGCTACTTTCTCTGTCGCGTTAACCTGCTGCAGTCCAG ACTGGGAAGACAGCTGGGAAACAGCAAAGATGAAGCTGCTTCAAGTGCTCAAGGaaagatttatttttctgaatgataaaaacatttga